The nucleotide sequence ATCCTTATCAACAAGATGTCATACTGGGGGTTTGTGGCGTAGCCTGCCTGTCTTAGTCCTCTTGCCCATGCCTTATAATCATGAGGGTCGAGTTCGAACAGCCCCGCATATCTCGATCGTCCTGTAAGAAAATCACTGTGGTCGCGGAAAGATTCTTCGGCATTCCTGTAGCGTCTGAAGCATTCATTGCGCTCATCGTCGTCATGGTAGATTCTTCTCCCGGTCCAGTCATGGCACTTAATCCCGAAATGGTTGTTGGCACGTCTGGCAAGGGTGCTTCTTCCATCGCCCGATTCAAGAATTGCCTGGGCCATCTTAATACTGGCGGGTATACCTGTTCTTCTCATCTCCCTTATAGCAATGTCACTGTAGGTCTCAATATATTCAGCCCTGGAGTTTGGTGTTGCAGTTGGTAGGTGCCTCGGAGTGCCGCATGCGGTGATCAGGATTAATAAAAGAACCGGATGCCGGAAACTCTTCATAGATATTTGATTATAATTGATTTAAAATTATTAATTTTCCGGTTATAAGCCCAAATATAATATGTTTTTAACAGCTTAACAGGTAATAATATTGTATATGTGTGAATATACCATAAATATAACAGTATCGGAATATGAATCTGCAGATGAACTTGCAGAAAAATTCAGGGAGCTTGTAATACGGGCACGGCAGATCGCACAATCTGCCTATATCCCATATTCCGGCTTCGGGGTTGGCGCTGCCCTTCTCCTGGAAGACGGTGCGATTATAACCGGGAACAACCAGGAGAACGCTGCATATCCATCAGGGAACTGCGCAGAGAGGATAGCACTCTATTATGCGAATTCCCAGTTTCCGGAGAAATCCGTAATTGCGCTGGCAATATCAGGGATTGATAAAAACGGAGAAAGGGTCGAACTTCCCATTTATCCCTGCGGAGCATGCCGTCAGGTAATGCTTGAGACAGAAACACGATTCGGAAACAAAATCAAACTCTTTTTTGACGGGAAGAGCAGGATACAATCGGTTGGGAGTGCCCGGGAGATTTTGCCATTAAGCTTTGACAAAAACGCCCTCTTTCCGGTCAGTCATTAATCTGACAGCTATCAGCAGATTCTCAACAGGCTTTCTGGCCAGTCATTTTTATTGTACAGGTAAAACCAGGCTCCTGGTGAGACTGAATTCTGATTTTACAGGTAAAGGTTAGAATTCTGAAAGGATTTTTCTGAATGCACTGTTGGGTATCGTACCTTTATCATCCTCACTGTACTCTTTTTTGAGCCGGTTCAGAAAATACATGTCAACCTGGCCTTTGTTGCGAACATCTATCCTGCCCCTGTAGCTGCAATCAAAATAATTATGGATATAGCTGTATGTCGAGCCCGAAATATTTATCTGGTTTGGTTCACCGCTTGTTTCAATCCTGCTTGCAGTATTAACGGCGTCTCCCCAGATATCATAGGCCATTTTGTTATTACCTATAACTCCTGCTATTACCTCACCTGTGTGAATGCCCAGCCTTATTCTCCATTCAGGCTTGTTCTCCTTTTTCTGGTGTTTATTGGTCTCTTTTACAAATTTCAGCATCTCAAGTGATGCCAGAGCGGTGTCAATGGGATTACTGCGGTTCCTGAGGGGCAATCCTCCTGCACACATATAGGAATCACCTATGGTTTTTATCTTTTCGATATAATGATCTTTTGATATTGCATCAAATTTCTCAAAGTACATGCTCAGCTCTTTTATAAGATCGTGAATTGAGAGCTGGTCGGATATGCTTGAGAAGCCCACAAAGTCGGTAAACACTATAGATACCATCCTGTAATGCTTAGGTTTGGTATAGCCTTTTACTTTTAACTGTTCCGCAATTTCGTAGGGGAAAATATTGATCAGAAGGTTGTCTGCAAGTTTCTTTTGCTCTTCTGCCAGTTTTTTTTGCAGGGTAATCTCTTTTTGCTGTTCCTCAAGCTTTTTGTTTATCTGTTCAAGGTTGACGGTAAGGTCTACCATATCCTGATTCAGCTCAAGCAGTCTCTCCTGTGCAGTCTTCAATTTTGTCACATCTGTTTCAACCGCTATAAAGCTGGTTATTTCTCCATTGCCTTCAATTACAGGTGTTAGCGATGTCTGGATCCATTTTATTTCACCTGATCCTGTCTTGTGCCTGTTCTCATAGACCTGCCATTTACGGTCTTTTTTGCATTTTTTAAATGCTTCTGAGAACTCAGCTGAAATTTTGGGCAGGTTTTTGCCGTGCCTGTTTCCAAACTCAGCAAGGCTGCATTCATATAACTTTTCGAAGGCCTTGTTAGCCCACTCAAGGTCGCCATTTGTATTTGTGATAAGCACCGAATTCTCAGATTTGTCAGCTACAAGCGATAGTTTTCGGAGTTCGGCGGACTGGTTAATGTTTTCACGGTAAAGATTGTTTCTCTTTATCAGAAACTTGATTCTTAATATCAATTCGACCCGTTGAACGGGTTTTTTTATGAAGTCATCTGTACCGGCAATGATAGCTGACTGCACTTCCTTGGAGACAAACATGGTAGTCATAAGTACGGGCGTACTTATAAGGAGAGGGTTATCCCTGATCATGTTGAGAAACGTGATGCCCTTGTCTTTAACATCTTCAAAATCCAGAATTATCAGATCAGGAATCTCTGAAATATCCGGAACCTCATTATCTTTTCCGGATAATCTGCAATACACAGAAAATTCCTGTGTAAATGGTTCAATGGCTTTTCTTAAAAGGGACATTGATCTGTCGTCGTCACCCGCTATCAGAATCCTGTATCTCATGTTATCAGCTGTGACAATATTAATGAGTTAAATGCTGAACTGGTAATATGGCAGTTAAAAATAGTAATTTATTGCCTGATCATTGGTTTCCGGCTCTTAATTTTTTAAGATAAATATCCCATAGTATGTGACCGGAGGGATCTGCCCTGATTATTGTTTCCTGGCCGCTCACCGGGTGTTTAAACGAGATATCCCTCGAATGAAGGGCTATCCCCCCGTTTTCAAGTGACCTGGGATATCCGTACTTGAGATCGCCCACAATTGGGCTTCCGATAGCAGACAACTGGCAGCGTATCTGGTGATGTCTGCCGGTAAGAAGATCAACTTCAAGCAGGTAGTAATTTCTGAATTTATAAATTACACTGTAGTTCAGCTTTGCTTCTTTTGCTCCTTTGGTAGTTCTGCCGGTAATAAATGATTTGTTCTTTTCCCGGTCTTTTTTCAGAAAGTGTACCAGTGAGCCTTTGTTTTCAGGTGGTTTGACTCCGGTAATTGCCCAATAAGTCTTTTTGACGTTTCCGGTTTTGAATAGATTATTCATCCTTGCAAGAGCCTTCCCTGTTTTTGCGAATAAAACAGCCCCGCTTACCGGTCTGTCAAGCCTGTGGATGACACCGAGAAACACGTTTCCCGGTTTGTTATATTTCTCCCTGACCCATATTTTCAGAGCTTCCTGAAGCGTCTGATCTCCCGTACTGTCGCCCTGTACGAGATCCGAGCATTTTTTGTTTACTGCAATCAGGTGATTGTCTTCATATATTACAAGAGGTTTCTGGCTAATGCCTGGCTGTATATCAGTATTGTTCTCGCTCATTGGGGAAGCTCCTGTTTTTTACGTCTTCGGTGTAGCTCTGAACGGCTCCTTTAATTTCTTCATAAAGATTGTGATATCTTCTGAGGAACCTTGGTGAGAATTCCTGGATAATTCCAAGCATATCGTGGAGCACAAGAACCTGTCCGTCAACATCAGCCCCGGCGCCTATGCCTATTACCGGGATCTTCAGTTCCGATGACACTTTAGCTGCCAGTATTGCCGGTATTTTTTCCAGTACTATGGCAAAGCAGCCGGCCTCTTCCAGCAACCTTGCATCCTCAACAAGCTTCCCGGCTTCCTCTTCTTCAGTGGCCCTGACTACGTATGTCCCGAATTTGTGGATTGACTGAGGCATCAGACCGAGATGTCCCATTACCGGTATCCCGGCCGAAAGGATCCGTCTGACAGATTCTATGATCTCATGTCCTCCTTCCATTTTAACAGCGTGACCTCCGGTCTCTTTCATTATCCGGATTGCCGATGACATTGCTTCCCTGGAATTTCCCTGGTAAGTCCCGAACGGCATATCAACCACAACAAGGGCCCTGTTTATGGCCCGTACAACAGATGTGGCATGGTATATCATATGTTCCAGTGTAATAGGAAGGGTTGATTCGTTACCTGCCATTACATTAGAAGCTGAATCCCCTACAAGGACAATATCGATCCCTGTTGCATCGATTATTCTGGCCATTGAGTAATCATAGGCGGTTATCATAGCTATCTTCTCTCCGTGCAGCTTCATCTCCTGCAGGACATGTGTGGTAACCTTCCTTGGCTTTGAGCTTTTGTATACCGACATCCTTTTTCAGCAATTGATTTGAAAACAAATATACATGACAATTTTAAAATGACACACAGGCAGATGCAATTTTGCACGAGTTGAAAATTCCATAATAAACATTGTATTAAGTGAAAAACCGGTAACCTGATGTGTCACTCTGCCTTTTTGTCACCCTGCCGGTGCTATTTATGATAAAATAACGGTGCCATTATTGCATAATGTTGCCATGACTCCCAATTGGCACAATGATTGATTAATACTTTAACCAAAAATAATTCTATAAACTGAAATTATATTATGGGTAAAATAATTGGAATAGATCTGGGTACAACAAACAGTTGCGTATCTGTTATGGAGGGTAACGAACCTGTTGTTATTCCCAACAGCGAGGGGAAAAGAACAACTCCCTCAATTGTTGCTTTTGTTGATAACGGTGAAAGAAAAGTTGGCGATCCGGCAAAGCGGCAGGCAATAACCAATCCTGAAAGGACAATTTCGTCCATCAAGCGTTTTATGGGCGAAACCTATGATAAACTTTCGCCTGAGATCGGTAGGGTTTCATTTAAGGTTGAAAAGGGTGATAACAACACTCCGCGTATTATTATAGGTGACCGTAAATATTCACCGCAGGAGATTTCAGCCATGGTGCTTCAAAAGATGAAGAAAACCGCTGAAGACTATCTGGGACAGGAAGTGACGGAGGCAGTGATTACCGTACCAGCCTATTTTAGTGACTCTCAACGACAGGCTACAAAGGAGGCAGGAGAAATCGCCGGTCTTAAAGTTAAAAGGATTATCAATGAACCGACTGCTGCTGCACTGGCTTACGGTCTTGACAAAAAATCCCAGGACCTGAAAATAGCTGTATATGACCTTGGCGGGGGTACTTTTGATATTTCTATCCTTGAACTGGGCGATGGCGTGTTTGAAGTCAAATCTACAAATGGTGACACACATCTGGGTGGAGATGACTTTGACCAGGTTATTATTGACTGGCTGGCCGAGGAGTTTAAGAAAGATGAGGGGATTGATCTTAAGAGGGACCCCATGGCCCTCCAGAGGCTTAAGGAAGCAGCTGAGAAAGCCAAGATTGAGCTTTCCAGCTCAACAAGTACAGAGATCAACCTGCCTTATATAATGCCGGTCGACGGTATTCCCAAACACATTGTAAAGACATTGACCAGGTCGCATTTCGAGAAACTCAGTGATAAGCTTATTCAGGCCACCATAGAGCCATGCAAGAAGGCGCTTAAAGACAGCGGATTAGCAGCCAATGAGATCAATGAAGTTATCCTTGTTGGAGGATCCACACGTATGCCTGCCATACAGAAAGTGGTTGAACAGTTTTTCGGGAAGACACCCTCCAAGGGGGTTAATCCTGATGAAGTAGTTGCAATAGGTGCTGCAATCCAGGGAGGTGTTTTAACTGGTGAAGTAAAGGACGTTCTTCTGCTCGATGTTACCCCCCTGTCTCTTGGAATTGAAACCATGGGCGGTGTAATGACCAGGCTTATTGAGTCGAATACCACAATACCGACCAAGAAAACTGAGACATTTACAACGGCGGCCGACAATCAGCCTTCAGTTGAGATCCACGTTCTGCAGGGTGAAAGGCCGGTGGCCACCGGTAACAAAACTATCGGAAGGTTCCACCTTGATGGGATACCTCCTGCACCCAGGGGCGTACCGCAGGTTGAGGTTACGTTTGACATTGATGCAAACGGGATACTTAATGTTTCTGCAAGGGACAAGGGAACCAACAAACAGCAGAGTATAAGGATCGAGGCATCATCAGGACTGAATGAAGAGGAGATTAAGAGGATGCGCGAGGAAGCAAAAGCTCATGAAGAAGAAGATAAAAAGACCCGGGAAAAGGCTGACAAAATGAATGCCGCTGACAGCCTTATTTTCCAGACAGAAAAACAGCTCAAGGAGTTTGGTGATAAATTGCCCGCCGACAAAAAGGGTCCCATAGAGGATGCCCTTGGAAAACTTAAGGAGGCACACAAAAACCAGGATCTGGAAGCAATAGATAAGGCAACGGCCGAGCTCAATACCGTATGGCAGGCAGCATCTGAAGAGATGTACAAAACCAGCCAGGCCCAGTCCGGACAGCAATCCCCTCAGGAGGGTGCCGCTGAAGATGATACCTCCAATCAGGGCCCTAAAGATGATGGCGATGTGACCGACGTTGATTTTGAGGAGGTTAAGTAGTTTTTTCATTAATATAAAAGGTGCTGTCTTTTCTAAGGCAGCATTTTTTTTGCGGTAGATATACTTTCAGACCCGCATCCGCACGTTATTTTTGTCAGAGATTGATAACGTATCGGGTAATATTAACACTCCGGCGGACATAAATGCCGGAATAACCAGATTTATATGGATAACAAAACCAGGATATTATTTTCAGCTTTTTTGTTCTTCATCCTGTTTGCCGGTCCGGCAGGTGCCAGTCAAACAGATACAGTAAACTATACAGACAGTGACGGATACAGGCAGGGATACTGGGAGCAGAGGTACAGCAATAATAATTTGCGTTACACAGGTTGGTTCGTGGATGACAGGCCTTCTGGTGAATTTACCAGGTACTTTCCCACAGGGAATGTAATGGCGGTAATGAATTTTTGTGAAGACGGTGTACGTGCTGAAGCAGAGCTGTATTATGATAATGGAAATCTTGCTGCCAGGGGATTGTATGTCAATGAAAAAAAAGACAGTGTCTGGAAGTATTTCTCATATTACGAAAAGCACCTTGCATCGGTTGAAACCTACAATCATGGGGTAAAAGAAGGATTATCAGCTGTATATCTTCCCAACGGAAACATTTCAGAATCCTTTAAATTCAGTAATGATAAGAGGAACGGGCCATGGATACAGTATTACAGCAACGGGAATGTTAAGTCACGCTCTGAATTTGCTGACGATATGAGGCACGGTGATTTTGTGCTTTATTCGCCTGGTGGCAGGAAAGAGATAGCCGGCAGCTATAAAAGGAACAGGATGCATGGTGAGTGGATATTTTATAATGAAAGGGGAGAGGTAATTTCCTCTGTTATCTATGTAAATGGGGTTGCCGAGAATGAAGGCGAAATGATAGAAGCATTACAGGAGGAGTTCAAACAGATAGAGGAGATGCGGGGCAAAATTCCCGAGCCTGACGAATCGGATCTGTTTAATCCCGGCAGGCGTTGATGTGTTAAATGCTTATTTTTAGGGGACATATTAAATCATACGGTGTTATGGATAACAGTGATCTTATAATTAAAATTCTCAGGGAAAACGGAGCGATGCGTCCGGGTGAAATTGCCGGCAAGGCTGGCCTGGATAAAAAGGATGTTGATAATTCAATAAAGAAACTAAAGGCAGAGGAGAAGATCTTCTCTCCGAAAAGGTGTTTCTATGATGTAAGGGGCTGAGAGCCTGGTTTCTTATTTTTGTTGTACTTCTTTTTGCCCTGGTTTTTACCTTTTTTGGTTTTCCGGTCAGATGAATGATATGATGAAGCTTTGAATGAGTATTCAGGACCTTTTCCTATATGCGGGGGAAGAGGTATTTTATGTATATCCGTTCCGATCAGCCTTTCTATATTCCTGAAGCTCCTAACCTCTTTCCCGTTAATGAATGTCAGGGCCACACCTGTCTGTTCCGCCCTTGCGGTACGCCCTACACGGTGAACATAATCCTCAGCGTCTGCCGGTACATCGTAGTTAATGATAAGATCTATACTGTCAATATCAATACCGCGGGAAACAATATCGGTTGCAACAAGTATCTGGAATTTCCTGTTTTTAAAGTCATTGAGGACTGAAATGCGTTCGTGTTGTTCAAGATCTGAATGAATGGACCCGCAGGTGAGACCGTCTTTCTTTAGTTGCTTGTAAAGGGATTTTACATTTTTTTTGGTCGCTGAAAATATGAGTATGCTTTTCAATTCAGGTTTGTCATGAAGCAGGTCCATAATGAGTGCCTGCTTTTGTTCGTCATGAACCAGGTAGGCTCCCTGCAGAACACCTTCGGCAGGTTTTGCAAGAGATATGTTTACCTCCAAAGGATCGGTAAGAATCTTTTTTGCCAGTTGTCTTATCTTCGGAGGCATTGTGGCAGAGAACATAAGTGTCTGCCTTTTCTGGGGAAGAGCACCTATGATCTTGACGATGTCTTCATAGAATCCCATGTCGAGCATCCTGTCAGCCTCGTCCAGCACGAGGGTCCTGAGGCTTTCGGCCCTGAGATACTCAAGGTTTATTAAAGAAATCAGCCGGCCTGGGGTGGCAATGATCATATTCACTCCCTCTGCAACGGCTGATTTTTGCCGCTCCCATGAGTCCCCGTCACCTCCTCCGTAAACTGCCACTGAGCTAACCGGCACAAAATATGAAAAACCCTGGAGCTGCTGATCGATCTGTATTGCCAGTTCCCTTGTCGGAACAATAACAAGTAGCTTAATGCCATCGAAATCATTATTTTCAACTAATTTTTGCAGTACAGGAAGAAGGAAAGCGGCGGTTTTCCCGGTCCCTGTCTGTGCGCAGGCTATAAGGTCCCTCCCCTGAAGTATTACAGGAATTGTTTGTGTCTGAACCGGTGTTGGCTTAATAAAGCCCATTGAATCAATGCTCTCCTCTATCAATGAGTGAAATCCGAAATCTTTAAAGCTGTGCATGCTATAATAGTTTATCCTGGTCTTTGGCTTTTCCAGACCTGCAAAGATACAAACATATTTTGTTGGATTCTCCTTATGCCGGCTTATCCGAGGCTACCTGCACAGGGGCTTCTGGTGAGACTATCTTGATCATGTATATGTTGCAAGGCTGGCCATAAAGATTTCAGAAAGGAGGCTGGTCATTGTCGATGTCAATGTCCCTGTTTGAGCTGAACCCCTTTGAGAACTCGCTGTTTTCATTCATTTTTGATCCCAGTGTGACCGATGCATCATCCTCTGCTATAGGTTGCAGATCATCTTCAAGCTCTGTAAAGCTTGCTGATTCTGCATTGAACTTCAGTTTTACATCACCAATCGGTCCGTTCCTGTGTTTGGCAATTAGGATCTCGGCGATCCCTATGTTGGAATTTCCTTCGTCGTCTTCAAGAAAACCATAATATTCAGGTCTGTGGATAAACAAAACCATGTCGGCATCCTGCTCGATTGCTCCCGATTCCCTGAGGTCTGAAAGCTGAGGGCGCTTGGTGCCCCCCCTTGTTTCAACCGCCCTGTTTAACTGTGAGAGAGCAATAACAGGAACATCCAGTTCTTTGGAAATCGCCTTAAGAGACCGCGAGATGGTTGATACCTCCTGTTCCCGGTTACCCCTGGTTTCGACTGTTCCTGTCATAAGCTGGAGGTAGTCAATGATTATGAGCTCTATGTTGTGCTGTCTCTTCAGTCTCCTGCATTTTGCCCGCAGTTCATAGATTGATATGGCGGGGGTGTCGTCGATAAAGACAGGTGCATCAACAAGATTTTTAATCTTGATCTCAAGCTGTTCCCATTCATAGTCGTGCAGTTTGCCGTTCCTTATACGGTCTGAGGGTAGTTTGGTCTCACTTACTATAAGCCTGTTTACGAGCTGTATGGATGCCATCTCAAGAGAAAAAACAGCCACCGGTCTCTTATGCTCAACAGCTATATTCCTTGTCATTGAGAGGACAAAGGCTGTCTTACCCATGGAAGGTCTGGCAGCTATTATCACCAGATCTGATTTCTGCCATCCTGATGTTATACGGTCGATCTTTGTGAAGCCGCTCGGTATTCCGCTCAGATGATCCTCTCTCTTGCCCGATTCTTCGATCTGGTTTATCGCCTCTTTTATGAGAACGTTTATCCTGACAGTCTCTTTTTTTATGTTCCCCTCTGCTATATTGAAGAGCTCGGTCTCTGAATAGTCCAGCAGATCATCAACATCGGAGCCCTCGTCATATGATCGGTTCTGAATCTCAGATGATATCCTGATAAGTTCGCGCTGGATGAACTTCTGTGCTATAATGCGGGCATGGTATTCAATATGTGCTGCCGATGATACCCGGCTGGTTAGCTGGGTAATGTAAAATGCACCTCCGACAGCTTCAAGTTGTTTTTGCTTTTTCAACTCCTCTGTCACTGTCAGTATGTCTATCGGTTTTTCCTCCAGTGACAAACTCATTATAGCTGTGTAAATCTTCTGGTGCGCCTCTTTGTAAAAGCTTTCCGGCTTAAGAAGGTCAAGCACTGCAATTAGGGCATCCTTCTCAAGCATTATTGCCCCGAGAACGGTTTCTTCCAACTCAATAGCCTGGGGAGGGATCTTGCCGTAATCCTGGGCTGGCTGTATCCTTGCAAAGCTGCTTTTAACTGGTTTTTCCATTATATTTGTTTTCTGTTCCGGCAGCTTCAAAATTAATTAATAACCCGGGCCTTCCGAAAAAGAACCCGGTTTCTTTTTAAACAACCGGGTGTTGAAAAATATGTGTAAATTGTTTAAAAAAGCAGGTAATGATAGTTTTTTCCAACGCCAAGATAAATATAGGGTTGCATATCACCGCAAAAAGGGATGACGGTTATCATAACATTGAAACATTGTTTTACCCTGTAAGACTTGCTGATATAATTGAGATACTGCCTGTTAAAGGCAAAGGAGACCATCTGCTTGTAAATACCGGCGACACTGTCGACGCTGACCCTTCCCGGAACTTATGTATAAAAGCTCTTGATGCTCTGGATGGTTTGATTGAAACCCGCAGGCTGAAGATACATCTTCACAAGCTGGTACCGCAGGGTGCCGGATTGGGCGGCGGATCATCCAATGCTGCCTTTGTCCTTATGGCTGCAAACAGGATTCTTGAGGGAGGCCTGGATAGGTCCGTTATGGCATCCGTCGCAGGGAGTATAGGCAGTGACTGCCCGTTTTTTATCCATAACCGGCCCCTGTTCGCTCATGGTCGCGGTGACCAGTTTGAACCCTCCGGGATATCTCTTGCAGGATACATTATAGTTATCGTTTTCCCGGGTATTCGCGTAAATACTGCCTGGGCATATGCCATGGTTAAACCTGAAAAAAATAAGTGCCAGCTTAGAGAGGTCCTGTCGGATGGCCCTGAAACATGGAGAGGAAGGGTTATCAATGATTTTGAGCTGCCGGTATTCAGGGCGCATCCTGAAATCGGGAAAGTCAAAAGAGTTCTTGAAGATTCCGGGGCCCTTTATGCTTCATTGACCGGGAGCGGGGGGGCTGTATACGGGATATTTTCTGAAAAAAGCAATACCCGCAAAATCATCGGAAAATTTGCGGGTATGTTTGTTTGGAGCGGGGCTCTTGATTAAGCCTGTTCAGGTGTCATTTCCGGAGGCTGTGGCAGAAGTTCCCGTCCCGTATCCCAGCTCAACCAAAATCTTTCCTTTAGGGACTCTTGCTCCCTCATCCATGTTTATAGCCTCAACAATACCTTCAATGGGGCTTTTGATCAGATTTTGCATTTTCATGGCCTCGAGGATAAAAAGGGTTTCCCCTTTTTTAACACACTGTCCCTTTTTGACCAGTATCTTCACTACTGTACCCGGGATAAAAGAATATATCTTGTTTTTCTCGGGTTTTGCCCATGCAGATCTGGCTTCATATTTTCGGTGCAGTGTCGTCCGGTATTTGGTGCCGTCAATCACCAGTGACCTGCACCTTATTTTTTTATCTTCACAATCATTTTTATTCATCTAGTTCAGGTTATGGTTCCGGTCAGGGCCGGATACCTGTTTAAACACTATGCCTGACAGACCTGGTTATATCCTGATTGTTTTTAGCCTGCCGGTTTTCCTGACCGTTGTCAGAACGGGGGTATTCCATGCTTCTTACTTGGCAGGAAAACGGACTTGTTGCCTGAAACCTCGATTGCATGGAGGAGCAGCTGCCTGGTCTCTTCGGGTTCAATTACCGAATCTACGTATCCTCTCGCTGCTGCTACATAAGGGTTAGCAAACTTTTCCTTGTACTCTTTGACTTTTTGTTTTCGGGTCTTGTCAGGATCTTTGGATTCCATTATCTCCTTCCTGAAAATAATGTTTGCTGCCCCTTCTGGCCCCATAACAGCAATCTCGGCAGTTGGCCATGCAAATACGAAGTCCGCTCTCAGATGCCTTGAACTCATTGCTATGTAACCACCGCCATAGGCT is from Marinilabiliales bacterium and encodes:
- the ispE gene encoding 4-(cytidine 5'-diphospho)-2-C-methyl-D-erythritol kinase — encoded protein: MIVFSNAKINIGLHITAKRDDGYHNIETLFYPVRLADIIEILPVKGKGDHLLVNTGDTVDADPSRNLCIKALDALDGLIETRRLKIHLHKLVPQGAGLGGGSSNAAFVLMAANRILEGGLDRSVMASVAGSIGSDCPFFIHNRPLFAHGRGDQFEPSGISLAGYIIVIVFPGIRVNTAWAYAMVKPEKNKCQLREVLSDGPETWRGRVINDFELPVFRAHPEIGKVKRVLEDSGALYASLTGSGGAVYGIFSEKSNTRKIIGKFAGMFVWSGALD
- a CDS encoding acetyl-CoA carboxylase biotin carboxyl carrier protein subunit produces the protein MNKNDCEDKKIRCRSLVIDGTKYRTTLHRKYEARSAWAKPEKNKIYSFIPGTVVKILVKKGQCVKKGETLFILEAMKMQNLIKSPIEGIVEAINMDEGARVPKGKILVELGYGTGTSATASGNDT